The following coding sequences are from one Polyodon spathula isolate WHYD16114869_AA chromosome 7, ASM1765450v1, whole genome shotgun sequence window:
- the LOC121318404 gene encoding synembryn-B-like yields the protein MDLSAVLSKVEHRRESSNEEEIESVLREYNRENSRTFNFDPKEEEKRKKLCEGLVRILEKDVRASCQTVCLETLRILSRDKKVLGPVATKQGMLVLAQLAALQGTGESVPEILEVGLVVEALKCLCNVIFNSVAAQQLSAEINLASGLCARLRMYTGQGLSHEVALFSLRLLFLLSALCTDVRSLLRQELKAVDLLIEILEHILSVKWVGKYEVATDLEAPPLPLEDNERAMEALKTLFNLTLSDFNDEDGAHQLRLITAMMRHVLMIKTQTEDKTEELHSHAINLLSNIPVLYLEVMISVQSQGGIEEYSGKNMDVIQVLMDFMVKRIDKGSNFKEGLTPVFSLMTESARHHRDIRKYLKAQVLPPLKDVKNRPEVGTTIRNKLVRLMTHVDTGVKQSAAEFLFVLCKESVDNLLKYTGYGNAAGLLAARGLLAGGRGGGQYSEDEDSDTEEYKSVKPFINPITGHVEEPMPNPIEEMTEEQKEYEALKLVNMFDQLSRQQIIQPMGVKQDGTIAPLAEAISQCSMESCSSDSD from the exons ATGGACTTAAGTGCTGTTTTATCAAAGGTGGAGCACAGAAGAGAAAGTAGCAATGAAGAAGAAATTGAAAGTGTCTTGCGAGAATACAACAGAGAG aACAGTCGAACATTCAATTTTGAcccaaaagaagaagaaaagcgAAAG AAACTGTGCGAGGGACTGGTCAGAATCTTAGAGAAGGATGTACGGGCTTCTTGCCAAACCGTGTGCCTGGAGACATTGCGTATTCTTTCACGGGACAAGAAAGTTCTGGGACCTGTGGCAACCAAACAAGGCATGTTAGTATTGGCTCAGCTGGCCGCACTTCAAGGCACGGGGGAATCGGTTCCAGAGATTTTAGAGGTGGGGCTGGTGGTGGAGGCATTGAAATGCCTCTGTAACGTGATTTTCAACAGCGTGGCAGCACAGCAGCTGAGTGCTGAGATCAATCTTGCTTCGGGGCTGTGTGCCCGCCTAAGGATGTACACAGGCCAGGGACTAAGTCATGAGGTAGCACTATTCTCACTGCGCCTCCTTTTCCTGTTGTCAGCACTGTGCACAGATGTGCGATCATTGTTGAGGCAAGAGCTGAAGGCAGTAGATCTACTGATTGAAATCTTGGAGCACATCCTTAGTGTAAAGTGGGTAGGAAAATACGAAGTTgccacagatctggaggctccacccTTACCTCTAGAAGACAACGAGCGCGCAATGGAGGCTCTGAAAACTCTCTTTAACCTCACTCTGTCAGATTTCAATGATGAG GACGGTGCCCACCAGCTTcgcctcatcactgccatgatgCGCCATGTTTTGATGATAAAGACTCAGACGGAGGACAAAACAGAGGAATTGCACAG ccacgCCATCAATCTGCTAAGCAACATTCCTGTTTTGTACCTGGAGGTGATGATCAGTGTTCAAAGCCAGGGAGGTATCGAGGAATACAGTGGGAAGAACATGGATGTCATCCAGGTCTTAATGGATTTTATGGTAAAGAGGATCGACAAG GGCTCCAATTTTAAGGAAGGACTTACCCCCGTCTTTAGTCTAATGACCGAAAGCGCCAGACATCACAGAGATATCAGGAAATATCTCAAAGCTCAG GTTCTGCCTCCACTAAAAGATGTAAAGAACCGTCCAGAAGTGGGAACAACTATCCGAAACAAACTTGTGCGTCTCATGACACATGTGGACACTGGTGTGAAGCAAAGTGCTGCTGAATTCCTCTTTGTGCTCTGCAAAGAAAGTG TTGACAACTTGTTAAAGTACACTGGCTATGGCAATGCAGCGGGGCTCCTGGCTGCTCGAGGATTGTTGGcaggaggaagagggggaggcCAATACTCCGAAGATGAAGATTCAGATACAGAGGAGTACAAATCGGTAAAACCTTT tattaatCCTATCACTGGCCATGTTGAAGAACCAATGCCAAACCCCATTGAGGAAATGACCGAAGAACAGAAAGAATATGAAGCCCTCAAACTAGTCAACATGTTTGATCAGCTTTCCAG GCAGCAGATTATTCAGCCGATGGGAGTTAAGCAGGACGGCACAATAGCCCCTTTGGCGGAGGCGATAAGCCAGTGTAGCATGGAAAGTTGTAGCTCCGACTCGGATTAA